A single Lysinibacter sp. HNR DNA region contains:
- a CDS encoding YciI family protein encodes MKYVLMFTSNPELDAAVPQERVEADMQRIFEWHEVNSDSIIEGGAALHGPDTATTIRANRGTPVIVDGPFAETKEVIGGFTLIDVPDLDSAIALAKTWPSLELPGNSVEIRPMYDEEELFAQ; translated from the coding sequence ATGAAGTACGTTTTGATGTTCACCTCCAACCCTGAGCTTGATGCGGCTGTGCCGCAAGAACGCGTAGAGGCAGACATGCAGCGCATCTTTGAGTGGCATGAAGTCAATAGTGATTCGATCATTGAAGGTGGAGCAGCGCTGCATGGTCCCGATACCGCGACAACAATCCGGGCAAACAGGGGTACACCTGTAATCGTTGATGGACCGTTCGCCGAAACAAAAGAGGTAATCGGTGGCTTCACGTTGATTGACGTGCCCGATCTCGATTCAGCAATAGCACTGGCGAAAACCTGGCCGTCGCTAGAGCTTCCGGGTAACTCTGTCGAAATACGGCCAATGTATGACGAAGAAGAGTTGTTTGCACAGTGA